A stretch of Natronospira bacteriovora DNA encodes these proteins:
- a CDS encoding OmpA family protein — MCNGVFVRIAGLAVAALFTIGLAACTTLDPYTGEEQRARATTGTVIGAVSGAILGAATASDRRERKRRMLIGAGLGGLAGGTVGAYMDRQEARLREQLEGSGVSVTRDGDNIHLNMPGDITFGFDDDSLRRDFHDVLDSVSLVLREFDQTIIEVAGHTDSVGAASYNQRLSERRAQSVARYLLGKGIMEERMLVVGYGEDQPVASNETDEGRAQNRRVELTLVPVTED, encoded by the coding sequence ATGTGCAATGGAGTTTTTGTCCGTATTGCCGGCCTGGCAGTCGCTGCCCTGTTCACGATTGGGCTTGCCGCCTGCACCACGCTGGATCCCTACACCGGTGAGGAGCAGCGAGCCCGTGCCACCACTGGAACCGTCATTGGCGCTGTCAGTGGTGCCATACTGGGTGCGGCGACGGCCAGCGATCGTCGCGAGCGCAAGCGGCGCATGCTGATTGGTGCCGGTCTGGGTGGCCTGGCCGGGGGCACGGTGGGTGCCTACATGGATCGGCAGGAAGCCCGACTGCGGGAACAGCTGGAAGGGAGCGGTGTGTCCGTGACCCGGGACGGTGACAACATTCACCTGAACATGCCGGGTGACATCACCTTCGGTTTTGACGATGACAGCCTGCGCCGGGACTTCCATGACGTGCTGGATTCGGTTTCCCTGGTACTGCGTGAATTCGATCAGACCATCATCGAGGTGGCGGGCCATACCGACAGCGTGGGCGCCGCCAGTTACAACCAGCGTTTGTCCGAGCGTCGCGCGCAGTCCGTTGCCCGATATCTGCTGGGCAAGGGCATCATGGAAGAGCGCATGCTGGTGGTCGGCTACGGCGAAGACCAGCCTGTTGCCAGCAACGAGACCGACGAAGGCCGTGCCCAGAACCGACGTGTGGAGCTGACTCTGGTGCCGGTGACCGAAGACTGA
- a CDS encoding Na+/H+ antiporter NhaC family protein, with protein sequence MEWLSLLPPLVAIAVAMWKREVIVALLAALFVSELLLAGFNPGGGFTGLIDRTTDVFANPNSTRILLFSLLVGALLYYIQYSGGVAAVVQMLTRGGYTTNARRAGLLPTFTGFAIFIETNMSILTSGIIARGLFDRFRMSRARLAYIIDSTCAPVAILILLNGWGAYILGLIDEFDYESPVAVLVATIPLNFYALLTLALVLYTVLTTRVHGPLKTAESRGEEIQDREDIKPTRARYMLLPVGTMIGGILFFLWLTGDGSLLAGAGAQSVLWATALAVMVAYVLLRVDGVFEHRRLVELGFQGMGRLLPVVATVLLALALGSSMRSLGTGEFVAAMLGPALPVFLLAPLTFLAGAIISFTTGTSWGTYGILIPIALPLAAAMGVPPALVLAAVMGGGVFGDHCSPISDTTIISSLGAGCDHLEHVRTQLPYALAAGLVALIAYALMGLIMT encoded by the coding sequence ATGGAATGGTTGAGCCTGCTGCCACCCCTGGTGGCCATCGCCGTCGCCATGTGGAAGCGGGAAGTGATCGTGGCTCTGCTGGCGGCGCTGTTCGTGTCGGAATTGCTGCTGGCGGGCTTCAATCCCGGTGGCGGCTTCACCGGCCTGATTGACCGTACCACGGATGTCTTTGCCAACCCCAACAGCACACGCATACTGCTGTTCAGTCTGCTGGTGGGCGCCCTGCTCTACTACATCCAGTACTCCGGTGGTGTGGCGGCCGTGGTGCAGATGCTCACACGCGGCGGCTACACCACCAATGCCCGGCGGGCCGGCCTGCTGCCGACCTTCACCGGCTTTGCCATCTTCATCGAGACCAACATGAGCATCCTGACTTCGGGCATCATCGCCCGAGGCCTCTTTGACCGCTTCAGGATGAGCCGGGCCCGCCTGGCCTACATCATCGACTCCACCTGCGCCCCGGTGGCCATCCTCATCCTGCTCAATGGCTGGGGGGCCTACATCCTGGGACTGATCGACGAGTTCGACTATGAAAGCCCGGTCGCGGTTCTGGTGGCCACCATCCCCCTCAATTTCTATGCCCTGCTCACGCTGGCACTGGTGCTGTACACCGTCCTGACTACCCGGGTTCACGGCCCCCTGAAAACCGCGGAATCCCGGGGCGAGGAGATCCAGGACCGGGAAGACATCAAGCCCACCCGCGCCCGCTACATGCTGCTGCCGGTGGGCACCATGATCGGTGGCATTCTCTTCTTTCTCTGGCTCACCGGCGATGGCAGCCTGCTGGCCGGGGCTGGCGCCCAATCCGTGCTGTGGGCGACTGCCCTGGCCGTGATGGTGGCTTATGTGCTGTTGCGGGTGGACGGAGTGTTTGAACACCGGCGGCTGGTGGAGCTTGGTTTCCAAGGCATGGGGCGGCTCCTGCCCGTGGTGGCCACCGTGCTGCTGGCACTGGCCTTGGGCAGCAGCATGCGATCCCTGGGTACCGGCGAGTTTGTTGCGGCCATGCTCGGCCCCGCCCTGCCGGTCTTTCTGCTGGCACCGCTGACCTTTCTCGCAGGCGCCATCATTTCCTTTACCACCGGCACGTCCTGGGGCACCTACGGCATCCTGATCCCCATTGCCCTGCCCCTGGCCGCTGCCATGGGCGTTCCCCCCGCCCTGGTGCTGGCGGCGGTCATGGGTGGTGGCGTATTCGGCGACCATTGTTCACCCATCTCGGACACCACCATCATTTCCTCCCTGGGCGCAGGCTGCGACCACCTGGAGCATGTGCGAACCCAGCTGCCCTATGCGCTGGCGGCCGGGCTCGTGGCCCTGATCGCTTATGCGCTCATGGGGCTGATCATGACTTGA